TCGTTCGTTGAAGGTCTTCGGATCGAAGACCAGCACATCGGCAAAGTAGCCCGGTTTCAGCAGGCCTCGTTCTTTCAGTCCCAGCGTCTCCGCCGTGAGCGACGTGCTCGAACGCACGGCGAACTCCAGAGAGATCACGTGCCGCTGGTAGACGTACTCGCGCAGCTTGCGCGGAAATGTTCCGAACTTACGTGGATGCCCCTCGGAGCCGTCGGAGCAGGTCATCACCCACGGCTGCCGCATGAACGCCTCGATGTCCGCCTCCTTCATGTTGAACGAGGCCACATCCGATCCGCCCGCCAGCACAATCTGAATTGCCGCATCGATTGGACTGACTTTGCGCTCGGCGGCAATCGTCTCCAGAGTTTTGCCGACGATGCTCTTGTCCTTCGCCGACGTCATCAGCAGAGCCTCCGGCCCGCCGCGACGCTTCAGGTTCAACGTCATCTCTTCCACGAGGTGCGCATGCACACTGGGATCGGTCATGTTCTTCAGCAGAGCATTGTGTCCGCCTACCTCGGCCCATCGCGGCACCAGCGAAGCCGTCACGCTCGTTCCGGAGGCCGTGTACGGATACTGGCTCGCCGTGACCTTCACGCCGTCCTTGCGCGCGGCATCGATCAACGCAATGACGTCACTGCTCTGTCCCCACACATCCGCGCCCAGTGCCTTGATGTGCGAGATCATCACCGGCATCTGCGTCTCGCGTCCGATGCGGATGGTCTCGCGAACGGAACCGAGCAGTCCAATGTTGTAGGAACTTTCATCGCGCATGTGCGTGTCGTAGAGGCCGCCGTGCCTTGCCGCGATTTTCGCAAGCTCGATCACCTCTTCCGTGCTGGAGTAGCTGCCCGGTGCGTAGTAAAGACCGGTAGAAAGACCGATTGCGCCCTCGCTCATCGCTGTCTCCACCAGCGACTTCATCTTTTCCATCTGTTCCGGTGTCGGCTTTGCATCGGACATCGCCATCACCTCGCTCCGCACCGTCCCTTGTCCGATGAAGAGCGCTGCGTTGGTGCCGATGCCTTGTCTCTTCCAGCGCGCCAGGGTCGCTCCAACATCCGTGGGACTGCTGCCGTCGTTGCCCGTGACTACCGTGGTCACGCCCTGCATCAGGTATGCATCGTTGCGGCTATACATGGGGTTGGAGAGATCTTCGGCGGTGTGAGTATGCGGATCGATAAACCCCGGCGTCACTACAAGACCGGTCGCATCGATCACGCGTTTTGCCTTATGGCCTTTGGAAGGTCCAACGAAAACAATCCGGTCGCCCTTGATCCCTACGTCCGTCTTTACCGCGGCGGAACCTGATCCATCAAGCACCGAACCACCGCGTACGATCACGTCCAGATCCTGACTTTGCGCGGCAACCGCGATCAGAGGAAAAGAGCTGACTACAAAAACGCGCGCGAGAAGATATTTCAGAGATGCAGTCAAACCGAGACTCCTTTCGGGGATCCTAAGATGTCGTTGTTTTCAGCTAACGATACGCTGCTTCGTTCTGCTGTACCTAGACGTTGGTATGCTTCTGGCATCCCCTGCTTTCTGGAGCGCCCTTTGATCCATCTTCCTCGCATTGCTGCGCTACCACTTGCTCTCTCGTTCCTTCATCCAGAGGCGCAATCTCAGGCACTTCCGGTCGTCGCGCCTACCCGCGCATCGCACGCCATGGTGGTCACCGTCCAGCATGACGCCAGCGAGGCAGGCCTTTCGATCCTGAAGCAGGGCGGCAACGCGGTCGACGCCGCCGTAGCCGTGCAGTTCGCGCTGGCCGTCGTTTATCCCATGGCAGGGAATCTCGGTGGAGGCGGCTTCATGCTCATCCGCCCTTCCACCTCGGGCAAGCATCCCCACAAGATGGGCGATGGCAAACCGCACTTCATCGACTACCGCGAAAAAGCGCCCGCCGCTGCCTCTGCCGACATGTATCTCGATGCGGACAAGAACATCATCAAGGGCATGAGCCTCTCCGGATACAAGGCCAGCGGCGTCCCCGGAACGGTCGCCGGTATGGTCTACGCGGAAAGCCACTACGGTCGGCTTGGGCTGAAGGCCGTGATGGCGCCCGCCATCCGCCTCGCCCGCGAGGGATTCATCCTCTCCGAAGAAGAGACGCACTTCTATCACGCCCACAACATCGAGAGCTTTCCGGAGTCGCACCGTATCTTCCAGCGCAATGGAGATTTCTATAAAGCGGGCGAGCGCTTTCAGCAGCCGGAGCTCGCCGTTACGCTCGAACGCATCGCCGCCGATCCGACAGAGTTCTACAAAGGCCGTATGGCGCAGCAGATCGCCGACGCGATGCAAAAGGGCGGCGGCCTGATCACCGCTGCGGACATGGCCTCCTACGAAGCCAAAGATCGCACACCGCTTCGTGGCAAATACCACGGCTACGAGATCCTTACTTCGCCCCCGCCCAGCTCCGGCGGCATTGTTCTGATCGAAGCCCTGAATATCCTCAGCGGCTACAAGCTCAGGAAGATCGGCGCCGACCGCTCACCGGAACAGATCCACCTGATCACGGAGGCCTTCCGCCGATCCTACATGGACCGCGGCGACTACCTCGGCGATCCCGACTTCATGCACATGCCTCTCGCCGAGCTTGCCAACAAAAAGTATGCCAAGGCGTGGCGCAAATCCATCGATCCCGTGAATCCCTCACCCTCGGCGACGCTCGTTCGCCCGGCTGGATTTCTTCCGGAACCACCCAAGATTCCCATCCCGCCGGCCTCTACGCAGACCACGCACTTCAGCGTCGTCGATGACGAGGGCAACGCTGTCTCGAACACTACCACGCTCAACTTTTTCTTTGGCTCGGGCGTCACCATCGAAGGCCTGGGCTTTCTCATGAACGACGAGATGGACGACTTCGCCAGCAAGGTCGGCGTTCCCAATGCCTTCGGCCTCGTTCAGGGACCGGCCAACGCCATCGGCCCGAACAAGCGCCCGCTTAGCTGCATGTCACCCACGATCGTCACACGCAAAAGCAAACTCCGCCTCGTGCTCGGCTCGCCCGGCGGGTCCACCATCATGACCACGGTCACCAACGATATCGTGAGCGTTCTAGACAACGGTCTGGATGTGCAGGCCGCGGCGGATGCACCACGCTTCCACCACCAGTACCTCCCCGACGTACTCCAACTGGAGAAGAACTTCCCGACGGACGTCGCCAACGTGCTCAAGGCCCGCGGCTACACCATCCGGCAGAAGACCGAATTCGACGAAAAGACACCCGGCGTCTGGGGAGACAGCGAACTGATCGCCGTCGATCCCAAAACGGGAGAACTCCTCGGCGGACACGACTCCCGGAGAGGCTTCGGCAAAGCCGCAGGTTACTAAAGCGCCCTTTCGTCACACATGCCCTCCGTCATTTCGACCGGAGCGACAGTTCCACCGTCGCGTAGTGGAGAGATATGCTTCTCATCCGCACTTAGGGCTTCCCCTTCAAAGCCTTATCAATACCCTCCTGCGCAATCGGCATCATCACCGTGTACCCCATCCCAGTCGGATGCACGCCATCGTTCGACGTCCCCTCACGCATGCCACCCTCGGCATTCGCCAGGGCAGAGTAGTAATCCACATAAACCAGCCCGCGTTCCGCCGCAAACTGCTTCATCCAGAGATTCACCGCGCGCACTTTAGCGGCTGGCTGCAGACCCGGACGCCACTTGTAATCGCTCACCGGCAACAGCGAAGCCAGCACAAACCGTATGCCGTTCGCCCTGGCGATATCCGCCATCGATCGGATATTGTCCTCGATCATCTCCTGCGTGGAAAGTCCCGTATTTCCCGCAAGGTCGTTCGTTCCCGCCAGTACCACCACCGCCGCTGGGTGCAGGGCCACAACGTCCTGCTGAAAACGCACCAGCATCTGCGGCGTGGTCTGCCCGGAGATCCCCCGGCCAATGTAGTTTTTCCCCGGAAAGAAGGTCGCACTGTTCTTCGGCCCGGCCCAGGCATCCGTAATCGAATCGCCATAAAACACCACGCGTTGTTCGCCCGGAGCAGGTGCAGGCAGGGCCGCATTCGCTGCGCGATAGCGCTCGAGTTGCGGCCAGTCGGCCAGCTTTTTCTGCATGGCCGTGATCTGCGCAGTCGTCAGCTCGGTCACGGGCGTCACCAAGGTGGCATCCACCTTCAACGAAGGCGAAGCAGGCATCGGAGCTGGGCTCGCTTGCCCGGCCAGTGCCGAAGGCAGCAAAGTAGTGGCGGCAAGTAGTGCAAAATCAATGCGTCGCATAGCGGCTTTCCCTCGTCTCTTAGGTGCCGCACCAGTCTAAGACACGCCAGCGAACCTTGGCTGATACGGCATACGACCTATTCCTGCTGTATGTTCAAGATGGGTATGAAACAGGCAGTCTCGAGTTACGTGTTCCTCCTGCAGCGTCTTCACGTTGGCCACCTCGACGCTATGGTCGCAAGCGGTGCCCAGACGATTGAAATCTTTGCTGCGCGCCATCACTTCGATTACACCGACCGCGGCGGCGTCAAAGAAATCGCCAGCTGGTTCCGGTCCAACGACGTCCGCGCTACCCTCCACCAGCCCATCTTCGACGCCAATACCGGCGAGTGGAGCCGTCACCACCAGCCCGCGCTCAACTTGATCGACGTCGAAAAATCGCGCCGCATCAATGCCATGGACGAGGTCAAACGCGCACTCGAAGCCGCGGAACAGATCCCCTTCGAAAGCATCGTGCTCAACCTTGGCACGTCCAACGACACCTGGAGCGAACGCACGCTCGATCTCTCTCTGACCGCCATCGAACACATCAAGGCCTTCGCCCATCCCCTCGGCGTAAAGACCCTCGTCGAAACCTCGCCGCATGAAGTCGCCACGCCAGACCATCTGCTGGAGATCCTCCGCGTAGGCCACTTCGACACCGTGGGCGTCTGTCTCGATACGGGACACATGAACCTGCCCGGACGCGGCGGCGTGGAAGCAGCCTTCGCCATCCTCGGCGATCGCGTCAAGGAAGTTCACCTGAATGACAATCACGGTGAAAAGGACGAACATTGTTGGCCCGGCGAAGGCACCATCGACTGGAAGCTGGTCACTGCCGGCATCGCAGCGATTACAAATCCACCCATTTGCGTCCTCGAAATCGCCTATGAGCCGGAACTGACCTCGGCGGAAGTGACCAAATTGGCAACGAAGGCGTTTGAGACGCTCAACAAGTAAGACTTTCTGTTGACGAAAAGCTGCGATTTGGCGTCGAATATAGATAGTCCTCGAGCGGAGTGGTACCGCCCGAGGGGTTGTTGCAGCATCAAGGGCTTAGAAAATAGCGAATCAAAAACGTAGCAAGCACGATCGCAAGTGCAAGGACGAGACGTCCGGGCACTTCCAACGAGCAGCTAGCCTTGATCTTTCCAAGGTCCATCATGGCTACCTCCTACAGTGAAATCGCCTCGGGGCTGTCACCCCGAGGCGTTTCGCTTTTCAGGGCGAAACCTGTATATCCCTCGAAGTGCCCTGAAGCGCACCACCTTCTGTAGAAAGCTCCCCAGAATACTTTCGAAAACCCAGATTTTTACCTCTCCGGAAGCATGTTTGCGAAGGGCAAGTCCCGATATGGAAGAAGTCCTCCCTACTTCTCCAGGCTCAGCCGGTACATCAACAGCGCATCCCGCTTCGCATTCAGGACCTGCGAAGGCAGGTCCACGGTCTCGCCCGGAGCGTGCGATCCTTCCCCTGTCGCACCTACGCCCGCCAGCCCCGGCAGCAGCGAGGCCATAAACGAGATGTCCCCCGCCCCGCGCAGCAGCGGATCGAGCTCCGGCATCTCAGCCGCGCCCAACGTCTTATTGACCTGATTCAGCGTATGCAGCAGAGCACGGCTGGCTTCGGTCGGCGGCATCGCCGGATAGCCCTCTTCAAAGCTGATCTCAGCCCCCGTCTTCGGCAGATGCTGTGCCACGATGGCTCGCATCTTCGTTTGAATCCGCTCGGTCTGTTCATCAGAGATCGTTCGCAGGTCTCCGGTTGCTGTGGCTACTGGCGGAACGATATTGCTCTTTCCAAATGCGATTGTCCCTCCGCCCGGGGCTGCCTCCGTGCGCGATCCTCCGGCAATCGTGCCCACATTGAAGGTCAGATACTTCTCCGGCAGTTCCCGGCGAAAAGCGTCCAGAATCCGCGTCAGTTCATAGATCGCACCGTATCCCATGTTTTCGCTGAAGACGCCCGAAGAGTGCCCGGTGTTTCCCGTCGTCGTCAGCTTCCAGCTCGAAGAGCTTCTTCGGCTGATGGAGCCGTAATACTCCCCCTTTTGCCGCGCCGTTGCCTCAAACTCCAGCGCCACATCCGAGCGCTTCGCTGCTTCCACCAGGTCACGCCGAGACACCGTCGCCGGCGTCCCGTGCGCTTCTTCATCTCCATCCAGAACCACCGTAATCGCCGCGCCCTGCAGAACTCCGGCGTCCTGCATCGCCTGCAGCGAGGACAGTAGAATCACCAGGCCGCCCTTCATATCGTTCGTTCCCGGCCCAGTGGCTGTATCTCCCGATACGCTCCAGTGCTGAAAGGGACTGCCCTTGTCGAACACCGTGTCCATATGGCCGATCACGAGGATTCGTTTGCCGCAGCCGCCCGCTTTGGCGCAGGGGTGCTCCGCGATCAGGTGCCCCGCACGGTTCACGGCGTCCATCGTTACCCATTTCGTCGTGAATCCCAGACCCTTGAACTTCGGCTCAAGCACGTCGCTCACGGCCCGTACGCCCTCAAAGTTCATCGTGCCGCTGTTGATCTCTACCAGTTGCCGCAACAGCTCCACATTCGCGGCCGCATTCCGGTCGACCGACGCC
This genomic stretch from Terriglobus saanensis SP1PR4 harbors:
- a CDS encoding sugar phosphate isomerase/epimerase family protein gives rise to the protein MKQAVSSYVFLLQRLHVGHLDAMVASGAQTIEIFAARHHFDYTDRGGVKEIASWFRSNDVRATLHQPIFDANTGEWSRHHQPALNLIDVEKSRRINAMDEVKRALEAAEQIPFESIVLNLGTSNDTWSERTLDLSLTAIEHIKAFAHPLGVKTLVETSPHEVATPDHLLEILRVGHFDTVGVCLDTGHMNLPGRGGVEAAFAILGDRVKEVHLNDNHGEKDEHCWPGEGTIDWKLVTAGIAAITNPPICVLEIAYEPELTSAEVTKLATKAFETLNK
- a CDS encoding M20/M25/M40 family metallo-hydrolase translates to MKAVVYVLKAVFLTCAVTSFAQGVKGPEAAMVASVDRNAAANVELLRQLVEINSGTMNFEGVRAVSDVLEPKFKGLGFTTKWVTMDAVNRAGHLIAEHPCAKAGGCGKRILVIGHMDTVFDKGSPFQHWSVSGDTATGPGTNDMKGGLVILLSSLQAMQDAGVLQGAAITVVLDGDEEAHGTPATVSRRDLVEAAKRSDVALEFEATARQKGEYYGSISRRSSSSWKLTTTGNTGHSSGVFSENMGYGAIYELTRILDAFRRELPEKYLTFNVGTIAGGSRTEAAPGGGTIAFGKSNIVPPVATATGDLRTISDEQTERIQTKMRAIVAQHLPKTGAEISFEEGYPAMPPTEASRALLHTLNQVNKTLGAAEMPELDPLLRGAGDISFMASLLPGLAGVGATGEGSHAPGETVDLPSQVLNAKRDALLMYRLSLEK
- the ggt gene encoding gamma-glutamyltransferase — translated: MSLFSANDTLLRSAVPRRWYASGIPCFLERPLIHLPRIAALPLALSFLHPEAQSQALPVVAPTRASHAMVVTVQHDASEAGLSILKQGGNAVDAAVAVQFALAVVYPMAGNLGGGGFMLIRPSTSGKHPHKMGDGKPHFIDYREKAPAAASADMYLDADKNIIKGMSLSGYKASGVPGTVAGMVYAESHYGRLGLKAVMAPAIRLAREGFILSEEETHFYHAHNIESFPESHRIFQRNGDFYKAGERFQQPELAVTLERIAADPTEFYKGRMAQQIADAMQKGGGLITAADMASYEAKDRTPLRGKYHGYEILTSPPPSSGGIVLIEALNILSGYKLRKIGADRSPEQIHLITEAFRRSYMDRGDYLGDPDFMHMPLAELANKKYAKAWRKSIDPVNPSPSATLVRPAGFLPEPPKIPIPPASTQTTHFSVVDDEGNAVSNTTTLNFFFGSGVTIEGLGFLMNDEMDDFASKVGVPNAFGLVQGPANAIGPNKRPLSCMSPTIVTRKSKLRLVLGSPGGSTIMTTVTNDIVSVLDNGLDVQAAADAPRFHHQYLPDVLQLEKNFPTDVANVLKARGYTIRQKTEFDEKTPGVWGDSELIAVDPKTGELLGGHDSRRGFGKAAGY
- a CDS encoding N-acyl-D-amino-acid deacylase family protein yields the protein MTASLKYLLARVFVVSSFPLIAVAAQSQDLDVIVRGGSVLDGSGSAAVKTDVGIKGDRIVFVGPSKGHKAKRVIDATGLVVTPGFIDPHTHTAEDLSNPMYSRNDAYLMQGVTTVVTGNDGSSPTDVGATLARWKRQGIGTNAALFIGQGTVRSEVMAMSDAKPTPEQMEKMKSLVETAMSEGAIGLSTGLYYAPGSYSSTEEVIELAKIAARHGGLYDTHMRDESSYNIGLLGSVRETIRIGRETQMPVMISHIKALGADVWGQSSDVIALIDAARKDGVKVTASQYPYTASGTSVTASLVPRWAEVGGHNALLKNMTDPSVHAHLVEEMTLNLKRRGGPEALLMTSAKDKSIVGKTLETIAAERKVSPIDAAIQIVLAGGSDVASFNMKEADIEAFMRQPWVMTCSDGSEGHPRKFGTFPRKLREYVYQRHVISLEFAVRSSTSLTAETLGLKERGLLKPGYFADVLVFDPKTFNERATYQSPRVLATGVRYLTVNGVLVINNGALTTALAGRPLKH
- a CDS encoding SGNH/GDSL hydrolase family protein, whose amino-acid sequence is MRRIDFALLAATTLLPSALAGQASPAPMPASPSLKVDATLVTPVTELTTAQITAMQKKLADWPQLERYRAANAALPAPAPGEQRVVFYGDSITDAWAGPKNSATFFPGKNYIGRGISGQTTPQMLVRFQQDVVALHPAAVVVLAGTNDLAGNTGLSTQEMIEDNIRSMADIARANGIRFVLASLLPVSDYKWRPGLQPAAKVRAVNLWMKQFAAERGLVYVDYYSALANAEGGMREGTSNDGVHPTGMGYTVMMPIAQEGIDKALKGKP